Within the Streptosporangium album genome, the region GCCTCGATGCCGCCGGGGCCGAGGGCGGGGAACGCATCGGTGTCGAGGACGACCTGCTCCACCGCGACCAGCACCCGGTGCCGGGAGGACGGCGGGGTGAGGATGGCCTCGTCCCACTGGCGCCGCCACATCTCCTCGGCGGCGGGACCGGTCATCTGCTCCAGCGGTCCCTCCGGGAGGAAATCCCGGTAACCGTACTTCCAGGCGCGTATCTGGGTGCTCGTCACAGCGGCGACATCATCGTGCCGAGCCGCCCGCACGCCTACGTCTGCCATCTCGGCCCGCTCCTTCTCTGCCGTCTACCGTCGCCTCGGGAAGCACTGCCTCGTGGGTGTCGTGCCACGCGAGCGGGCATCAGGCGGGTCGACTCCCGAGACAGGCTCCTACACCGTATCGGGGAATCGGACTCAGAGATGACGCGAACCTGTCTCCGTCTGGCGCCGAGCCCGATATGCCCGAGTCTTGGTGCGGTTACCGCACACTCTCATGGAACACCACGAGCGCGAACGGTTCTTGGACGAGTCGACGAACGCCCATTGGCAGGTGCTCTCGGTGCACACCTTCAGTCTCGGCCACATCCCTTCGGCCTGCGCGCCCATCACCGCGACCGCGATCCTGGCCAGCCCGCCCGTCACCCCCGCGGCGACCGGTTCGAGGACGGGCCCGCCGGTCGTCAGGGTGACCCGTAGTGAGAGCCCGGCGAACGGGTGGGGCAGTCCCGGCTCATGGTCGTGGTTGTGGCGGAGCGCCACACGCAGGGCTTCGCGGAGGTCGACGGCCAGGGCCAGGTGGTCGTCCTCGGCCGTGTCCTCCGATCCGACCAGATCACGCCTGCCGAGCCACGCGGCCAGCGCCGCGGGGGACGTGAGCGTGTCGACCCCGCTCTCGACGTCGTAGGTGTTGACGAAGTCGCACACCAGCTCGGAGGGGTTGTCCATGGGTTCCATCACCTCTTCGAAACCACTGTATGCCATTAGGGGGTTGTATTCATTGCGACACCGCCATAGCTTTTTCACAGGTGTTTTTGGAGAGGGTCATGGGGTACTGGGCTCATCTCGCCCTTCAGGGGAACCGCAGGCGCGAGCCGCACCGGAGGAGAAATCATGCTGATCCGCTCCCGGCGGTTCAGTCCTCGTCCAGCGCCGTCGCCAGCCGGCGGACGCCTTCGATCAGCTCCGGGAGGTGAAGGGCCGCCACGTGGGTCACCCGGACCATGGGGCCCGGAGCCTCGGCCGGATAGTAGATGCCTCCAGGGCTCACCAGGACTCCCGCCCGCCTGGCCGCCTCCACCACGGTCTCCTCGTCCCGGTCGGGCGGGAGCCGTACCCACAGGTGCAGGCCGCCCCTGGGCAGGAGGTGGATCTCGGCGGCGGGTATCCGCGTGGCGAGCGCGGTGGCGAGCGCGTCCCTGCGTGCCGTCAGCTCGGCGCCCAGCCCGGCCAGGTGGCGCGGCCACGCGGATGAGCCGACGAACTCCAGCGCCGTCTCCTGCAGCGGCCTGGCCACGAAGAACGACTCCACGAGATGGGTCGCCCGCAGCCGCCGTGCGGCCGGACCCCGGGCGATGACCCCGGCGACCCGCATGCTGGGTGACAGGACCTTGGTGAGGGAGTTGACGTACACGACCGTGCCGTGGGCGTCCAGGGAGATCATCGGGGGCGGGGCCGGGGCCGTCGCGAAATACCTGGCGTAGTCGTCCTCGACGACGAACGCCCCCGCGGCTCGGGCGACGGCGAGCACCTGCCTGCGCCGTTCGAGGGTCAGCGTCGCGCCGGTGGGGTTGTGCAGGGTCGGCTGGCAGAAGAAGACCCGCGCGCCCGTGACGGCGAAGGCCTCCGCGAGAAGCTCCGGTCGCACCCCGTCGCGATCCATCGGTACGGCCGTCGCCCGGAGCCCGGCGGCCCGTGCGGCGGCGAGCGCCCCCGGATAGGTCGGGGTCTCGACGAGGATCGGGGCGTCGGGCGCGGCGAGGGCGCGGAAGGCGTGGGTGAGGGCGGACTGCCCGCCGCTGAGGATGAGGGCGTCCGAGGGGGTGACGTCGCCCCCCGCCTCCTGCGCGAACCACCTGCGCAGCTCGGGAAGGCCGGTCAGGGGCGGCAGCGCCCAGGCGTCGGGGCGGCGGAGCGCGCGGGAGGCGGCGGCCGACAGGGCCTTGGAGGGGCGCAGGGCCGGGTTGAGGTAACCGCCGGTGAGCGGGATGACGCCGTCCGGCGGAGGAGTGAGCAGACCGCTCACCGCCGTGTCGTCCACCACCCGGTCGCCGAGCGCCACCGTCTGCCAGGACAGGTCCGCCGTGCCGTTGGGGCGGGTGAGGACGGGGGCGACATAAGTCCCGCTGCCCGGTCTGGTGATCACCTGTCCTTCCGCGGCAAGCCGGGCAAGTGCCCGCGACACGGTCACCGGGCTGACACCGTGAACCCGCATCAGCTCCCGGCTCGATGGCAGCCTGTCTCCAGGGCGCAGCCGCGCCGCCTCCGCGCGGAGCATGGCCGTCAGCCGGACGATACTGCTATCGTCATTCATGAGAGACAACGATAGCGCTATCGTCCCCAGCCGAGTAGCGGTCGTCCCCGCGACGGATCTCGCGACCGGCCCGTGGGCCTCCCTGAGCGCGGCGTGGCGGGGAAGCGTCCTCGCGAGCCTCGGCGTGCTCTCCTTCTCGGGCTCGTTTCCGGCGACGGTCTTCGCGATGCGGGGGTTCGACCCCTACCTCGTGGCGATCGGGCGGGCCGCGGTGGCCGCCGTCGCGGCGCTGGTCCTCCTGCTGGTCGCCCGGGCGCCGTTGCTGCCGCCCAGGACACAGCTGCGCTCCTACCTCGTCATCGTGGCCGGTGTGGTGTTCGGGTTCCCCCTCTTCAGCGGGCTGGCGCTCGACGCCGGGGCGAGCGTCTCCCACGCCGGGGTGGTCATCGGCCTCCTGCCCGCCGCCACCGCGGCCTGCGCCGTCCTGCGAGGGGGAGAGCGGCCCCGGCCGCTGTTCTGGGTCGCCTGCGGCCTGGGAGCCGTGGCGATCACGGCCTTCACCCTCAGCCGGGGCGGCGGCCACGCCACCGGAGCCGACCTGCTCCTCGTCGGCGCGCTCGTGTCGGCGGCCGTCGGCTACACCGAGGGCGGGCGTCTCGCCCGCGAGACCTCCGGCTGGCGGGTGATCTCCCACGCCCTGGTCGTCGCCGCCCCGCTCACCGTCCCGGCGACGGCCGCCCTGGCGCTGACCACGGACACGCGTCCCGACGCGGTGTCGCTGGCCGGATTCGCCTACGTGGGGCTGGTCTCGATGTTCCTCGGCTTCATCCCCTGGTACGCCGGCCTGGCCACGGGAGGGATCGCCCGTGCCGGGCAGACCCAGCTCGCCCAGCCCCTGCTGACGCTGCTGTGGGCATGGCTCCTGCTCGGCGAGCGGTTCGGACCGGTCACGGTCGTGGCAGCGCTGGCCGTACTCGTGTGTGTCGCCATGACGCAGCGGGCACGCTCTTGAAAGATGTGACAGCGAGGCGCAAGATGTGAGCTGAAGCTGTCATAAAAGGGGTGGGATCATGACGGACCTGTCGATTCCCGAGGGCGGCTTCTGGCCTGCTCCGGAGATCCCCCAGCCGAACATCTACCCGATGGAGTGGCGGGTCGAGACGGAGAAGCTGGCGGCCATCTACGAGAAGTCCAAGCGCATGGTCTGGAATCCCGCGGACCTGCCCTGGGACGACCTCGACCCGGGCGACTTCACCACCGAACAGCGCCTCGGGATCATGTACTGGTTCTCGGTGCTGGCCAACTTCGACGCCTCAGGCCCCGCCGTCTTCGCCCGCGCCACCATCCAGGCGTTCGAGAAGCACGAGGAGGATCCGGTCCGCAAGTGCTTCTTCTCGATCACACGGGACGAGATGAACCACGAGGAGTGCTGCCAGCGCACCATCGCCAGACTCTGGCCGGGCGGGCCGCTGAACTGGACCCCGGCCACCGACCTGGAGAAGGCCGCCCACAACAACATCGGCTGGCTCTACCACAACGGGGGCCGCTACTGGACGGGCTACAGCAGCGCCGTCGGCAAATACACCCTGCCGGTGCTGTTCACCAGCTTCATGATGGGCGAGATGGCCGCATCCACCCTGTTCCGCGGCATGGCGAGCGGGACCAGGCACCCGGTCTTCGGTGACATGTTCCACCGCATCGGCCGTGACGAGTCGCGCCACCTGCAGATCTGCATGACCATCCTGGAGAACGAGTGGCCCGGCCTCACCGACGACGTCCGCTCGCTGATCACCCGTCAGCTCCGCGCGGGTTTCGTCTTCCTCTCCATGATCCTCTGGGAGCCGCCGAGCGGCTTCTGGGAGCTGCCGCCCTACTTCCTGCACAACCACCGCGTCCTGATGAACCACGCCCGCGAAGCGGGCCTGGGCGTGCTCTCCTACGAGGAACAGGCCGACAACTGGCGCGTGGCCATGGCCAGGATCCGCGCCATCGTGGAGCGCTGGGGAATCGAGTTCCCGGCCATCCCCGAACTCGACATCGACGGGGTCGAGGTCGACTTCCTCGATCCCGAGGAGATCATCCCGGTGTTCTGACCCTGACAGCCGGCCATCTCCGACCGCGCGGGGGAGAGGCGTTCCCGGCGAGCCGCGACCCCGTCGCGCTTGCGATGCGGCAGACTCGACCTCGCATGCACGAGCCGGTGAGAGCGGAGACCCGGATGTGGCGACCACCAGCCGGTCCGGGCAGATGACGATCGCCGACCGGGGTTCCGGCCGGCGACGCGTTCCGGAACCGCCCGTCGAGTACGGCCGGCGGGGACCCGGCAGGTGGGGACGGTGAGCCACGGGGCCGCGTCGGTGCGACGGTGGAGCTACGTCGTCCTGGTCCTGATGACCCTGACGCTCGCGCTGATCGCGGTGGCGTCCTGCGCCATGGGTGTGCAGGTGGCGGCGGCCCGCCGGGTCAACATCGCGGGCATCACCACCGCGTTCGTCACCGGCACCCTCACCTCCCTGGCCGAGTCGTTGATGTCGCGCGCCCCCTCCGGCGTCGCGCCTCGCGCCGTCATCGTCTCGGCCCTCGTCGCCGGTGCGCTCTGCTCGTCACTGCTCCTGCACCTGGCGCCTGTCTGGGCGGGCGCGCTTCCGCCGGTGTTCATGCTTCTCGCGCTCGTCACCGTCGCGACGCGCCTGCGAGACTTAACCTGGCAGAGGCGCCGGAGGTTGCGGTGAGCGGTCACAGTGACGCAGGGAGGACATGTCATGGGTGCAGGCCTTGCCGTTGGAGACACAGTCGAGGATTTCGAGCTCCCTGACGAGACCGGTACGGTGCGGCGGCTCGGCGACTTCCTCGCCAAGGGGCCGGTGGTGCTCTTCTTCTATCCGGCGGCGATGACGTCGGGATGCACGGCGGAGAGCTGCCACTTCCGGGACCTGGCGGCCGAGTTCGCCGCGGTGGGCGCGACCCGGATCGGGATCAGCCGTGACGCGGTCGACCGGCAGCGGCTTTTCGCCGAGACCAACCAGCTGGGATATCCCCTGCTGTCCGATCCGGACGGCACCGTCGCCCGGCGGCTGGGCGCCCGCCGCAGTATCGCCGTGGGTCCGTTCCTCACCCGCCGGATGACCTTCGTCATCGACGCCGACGGCCGTCTCCTCGAAGTGATCCACAGCGAGACCGGCATGCAGGCCCACGCCGACCGGGCTCTGGAGGTCCTGCGAGCGCGGGCCGGGGCGTGAGCCGGTGGTGAACCCTGTCGGGCTCCGGCCCTGCACACCTGATGAGGGGGCCGGAGCCGCGGGCGACCTCGCGGCGCGTCGGGCCGATCAGCCGATGGCGGCGGTGAGGGCCGGCAGGTAGCCCAGGTTCTGCCCGCGCTTGTTGGGGTGGTAGGCCTGCCAGGCGTCCATCGGCACGATGCGGGTGACCCACTCCCGCTGGATCCCGCCGGGGGCGCACACCCCGTGCCCGGCGAAGGCCGCGCTCACGTCGACGTAGCGGAAACCGGCCTTCTCCGCCTGCTCCTTGATGACCGTGTTGAGGTGGTCGGTGAGGAGGTTCATGCGCTGGCGCCTCCACTCGGCGACACCGCAGCCGAGGGAACGGCCCAGTTCGAACAGGTGCGGGTAGCCGGAGACGAAGACCTTCGCCCGCGGGGCGGCCTCGCGGATCGCACCGTAGGTCCAGGTGAGCTTGCCGGGGAGCACCTGGTCGACGAACTTCCCGGCCTTGTCGAGGACCCGGTTGCACTCGTCGGGGTCGCTGGTGGTCACGACGCACTTGACGATGGTCGACTCGAGGTCGGCGTCGTTGCCGCCGACGGTGAGGGTGACCATGGTGGTGTCGTCGTTCAGGGCGTCCGGGATCTGCTTCTTCACCACGTCCTCGGTCGCCGCGCCGCCGCAGGCGCCGTACTGGAAGCTGCCGGGGTGGTGGGCGCGGGCCCACAGGATGGGGTGGGAGTTGGCGCTACGTCGGCACAGTCCGCTGAAGGGGTCGTAGTTCCCGGCGCCGGAACCGGAGGCGAAGGAGTCTCCCAGGGCCGCGTAACGCACCGTCGTGTTGGATCCGTCGGCGGGGACGACGGTGGAGTCGGTGGTGGAGACGGGAGGGGGGACGACGGTGGAGTCGGTGGTGGAGACGGGAGGGGGGACGGGGGCGGAGTCGGCGGTGGCGGGGCTCGTGCCGACGCCGAAAGTGATCAGGGGAGCGGTGACGAGAGCCGCGAGAAGCTGGTGACGCACGGTGTTCTCCTGTGGCTGGGACGGCCGAACATGACGGTCGGAAATGTATTGACCACGCTGCGTGGCGACACCGTGCCGGGAGAAGAAATGAGGGAACGTCAACCCGGGATTGGTCTGCGCCGACCAGAGGTTGCCTGACAGGGGTGTTCAGGAGACGACGTGTTTACCGAAGGTCGGCCGTCGGCGGGACGTCGCCCGTCCGCTTGGCGCCCTGCGGACGGGCGGGAGTTCATGCGCGGCCTTCGCCGGCGCGATCCACGCCGCTCATTTCGCCTTGTCGGGCCATGCTTCGGGCTGTGCCACGTATGTGCCGCGGTGGCGGACAGTGAAAACCCAGCCCTGGTCGCGTAGGAACGCCACGGAGTTGCGGATGGTGACCTTGGCGACGCCGTACTGCTCCATGAGTGTTTTCTCGCTGGGGATCGCACGGTTCGGCCGGAATTCGCCCTTGCGGATGCGCTCGGCGATCTCGTTGGCGATCTGCTGGTAAAGGGGCGTCTTGCGAGGGGCCCGTGGGGTCTCCGGCTTGCCGACGAAGGTGCCCTCGCCCTGGATCGTGTAGACGAGTCCTTGCTCCCGGAGCTCTCGGGCGACCCGCCGCGCGGTCGTGCGGGCGACGCCGTACTCGCTCTCCAGTTCGGTCTCGCTGGGCATGGCCTCGCCGGGAGGGATGTCGCCGCTGGTGATTCGTTCGCGAATCACCTCTGCTATCTGCTTATAGACCGGTATCGGGCCGTCGCGATCAAGCACAGCTGAACACTAGTAGTACTTCGTTAAGTTACGAAGTGTTATGGGGCGCGTACATTTGATGGCATACGTGGCAAGCGCCGGTCCAGGTGGCGAGTAAAGCCTGGAGTTCGCCGAGAACCTCATACAAGGTCAGGCCGGCGCAGGGACTTTTGGGTCTAGCCGTAGTTCGGTACAGAATGCCTGCGCTAATGCGGCCAGGGTGACGTGGCGGTGCCAGCCGAAGAAGCTCCGCCCCTCAAAATGCTTGAGGCCAAGACCGGTATTGAGCTCCCGGTAGTCATGCTCGATCCGCCAGCGGATCTTGGCGAGCCGGACGAGTTCGCGCAGCGGAGTCTCGGCGGGGAGATTGGTGATCCAGTAATCGGTGGGTTCGGATTCGCCTGCCGGCCATTCCACCAGCAGCAAACGCGCAGGCAGGCTGCCGTCGGGGTTGCGGGGGATGTCTTTGTTGGCCAAGAGAACCGGTAGAGCCATGAAGCGTGATCGCATTTTCGCGCCTGGATTACCGCTGGTCTTCCTTGTGCCTTGCCGCCAGGTCACCCGCCGCAGATTCGCCCGCCCTGCCGCCAATGCGAGATTGCGCAGATTCGATGGCTTGCCTGGATAGCGTGGTCTCGGCGGGCGCCCCTTGCCGCTGTATTCCGGCAGTTCAGGCACCGCATCTCCGGGGTAGGCCGACAGATCATCGGAGACGGCCGCCA harbors:
- a CDS encoding peroxiredoxin encodes the protein MGAGLAVGDTVEDFELPDETGTVRRLGDFLAKGPVVLFFYPAAMTSGCTAESCHFRDLAAEFAAVGATRIGISRDAVDRQRLFAETNQLGYPLLSDPDGTVARRLGARRSIAVGPFLTRRMTFVIDADGRLLEVIHSETGMQAHADRALEVLRARAGA
- a CDS encoding DUF1275 family protein, with the protein product MSHGAASVRRWSYVVLVLMTLTLALIAVASCAMGVQVAAARRVNIAGITTAFVTGTLTSLAESLMSRAPSGVAPRAVIVSALVAGALCSSLLLHLAPVWAGALPPVFMLLALVTVATRLRDLTWQRRRRLR
- a CDS encoding SGNH/GDSL hydrolase family protein → MRHQLLAALVTAPLITFGVGTSPATADSAPVPPPVSTTDSTVVPPPVSTTDSTVVPADGSNTTVRYAALGDSFASGSGAGNYDPFSGLCRRSANSHPILWARAHHPGSFQYGACGGAATEDVVKKQIPDALNDDTTMVTLTVGGNDADLESTIVKCVVTTSDPDECNRVLDKAGKFVDQVLPGKLTWTYGAIREAAPRAKVFVSGYPHLFELGRSLGCGVAEWRRQRMNLLTDHLNTVIKEQAEKAGFRYVDVSAAFAGHGVCAPGGIQREWVTRIVPMDAWQAYHPNKRGQNLGYLPALTAAIG
- a CDS encoding CGNR zinc finger domain-containing protein, encoding MAYSGFEEVMEPMDNPSELVCDFVNTYDVESGVDTLTSPAALAAWLGRRDLVGSEDTAEDDHLALAVDLREALRVALRHNHDHEPGLPHPFAGLSLRVTLTTGGPVLEPVAAGVTGGLARIAVAVMGAQAEGMWPRLKVCTESTCQWAFVDSSKNRSRSWCSMRVCGNRTKTRAYRARRQTETGSRHL
- a CDS encoding GntR family transcriptional regulator — translated: MLDRDGPIPVYKQIAEVIRERITSGDIPPGEAMPSETELESEYGVARTTARRVARELREQGLVYTIQGEGTFVGKPETPRAPRKTPLYQQIANEIAERIRKGEFRPNRAIPSEKTLMEQYGVAKVTIRNSVAFLRDQGWVFTVRHRGTYVAQPEAWPDKAK
- a CDS encoding aminotransferase-like domain-containing protein, with the translated sequence MNDDSSIVRLTAMLRAEAARLRPGDRLPSSRELMRVHGVSPVTVSRALARLAAEGQVITRPGSGTYVAPVLTRPNGTADLSWQTVALGDRVVDDTAVSGLLTPPPDGVIPLTGGYLNPALRPSKALSAAASRALRRPDAWALPPLTGLPELRRWFAQEAGGDVTPSDALILSGGQSALTHAFRALAAPDAPILVETPTYPGALAAARAAGLRATAVPMDRDGVRPELLAEAFAVTGARVFFCQPTLHNPTGATLTLERRRQVLAVARAAGAFVVEDDYARYFATAPAPPPMISLDAHGTVVYVNSLTKVLSPSMRVAGVIARGPAARRLRATHLVESFFVARPLQETALEFVGSSAWPRHLAGLGAELTARRDALATALATRIPAAEIHLLPRGGLHLWVRLPPDRDEETVVEAARRAGVLVSPGGIYYPAEAPGPMVRVTHVAALHLPELIEGVRRLATALDED
- a CDS encoding DMT family transporter — its product is MRDNDSAIVPSRVAVVPATDLATGPWASLSAAWRGSVLASLGVLSFSGSFPATVFAMRGFDPYLVAIGRAAVAAVAALVLLLVARAPLLPPRTQLRSYLVIVAGVVFGFPLFSGLALDAGASVSHAGVVIGLLPAATAACAVLRGGERPRPLFWVACGLGAVAITAFTLSRGGGHATGADLLLVGALVSAAVGYTEGGRLARETSGWRVISHALVVAAPLTVPATAALALTTDTRPDAVSLAGFAYVGLVSMFLGFIPWYAGLATGGIARAGQTQLAQPLLTLLWAWLLLGERFGPVTVVAALAVLVCVAMTQRARS